GAGGCTGTGGTTCTAGTCTGGCAtcacaataaaaaggaaaggagagaggggaagagggagaggatgaaTTTGAAACCACTGGCATCAACACCAAATATTATTTTCCAGCAAGGTTCACATaaaacttgggtttttttttttttttggttttttgttttgttttgttttgtttttgttttttatgtctgtgtgctggttagattttatgtcaacttgacacaaattggaGTCATGTAGGAATaaagaatttaattaattttttgtttttccagatagggtttatTTCTTTATCCTGGTTGTCCTGGgagtagctctgtagaccaggctaccctagaacttacagagatccacctgcctctgcctcccaggtgctggattaaaggtgtgcaccatcactgccctttgggaagaaggaatcttaattgagaaagtAAGGATTGGAAAATCCTCCAtaggattggcctgtaggcattttcttgattgattgatgtgggagggcccagctcactgccACTCCTGTGTAAGTGGTTCTGATGGTATGAGACAGCAGGTTAAGGAACCCAGtaaaagcagcattcttccatggactacttttttttaaagcaaggttTCCTTACTGTAAAAGGTAGTATTTTCACAAGTGAAACAGAACCTGAGGTTTGGCTGCCTTAGctagtgtttcttttttcttttctttttctttttttttttttttttttttttttttttttttttggtttttcgagacagggtttctctgtgttgccctggctgtcctggaactcactctgtagaccaggctggcctcaaactcagaaatccgcctgcctctgcctcccaagtgctgggactaaaggcatgcgccaccactgcccggctatgctAGTGTTTCTTGTATTCCAGCAGCACAAGGTGATATTGGGTTTGCATCTCATGTGCCATCCAGTGTGCCGACCATCATCATAGGCTTTTAGAAGTATTTCTAATTTTCATGTTCTTCTGCCCCCCTTTGGCCACCTGTCTCCTTCCATCCTTGCTTCTTTCCTAGTAGAATAACAAGTTACTTGATACTTTTTGACTTCATTTTTGTCTCTGGCAGATATCAACCTGAATTCTCCTAACAAAGGTGTGCTGTCTGATTTTATGACTGATGTCCCTGTTGACCCAGGTGTGGTCCACCGGACTCCAGCTGTAGAGGGCCTgacagaggtggaggaagaagagctTCGGGCTGAGCTTGCTAAGGTactgtggttttattttccttcttgagATGATCGTGAGTCCTTTTGAGTTAAACAGAGAGTAGAACACAACATATGCTGTGATAGAGCTGTTGCTGGGCTGCTGCTTGCTTTCTGTGTCTACTGGGctatctctctgtatgtgtctatttCTGAAAAGTAGACTGAGTCACCTGTTGGAGGCGGCAGGGCCTGATCTCATCTCACTACCTCTGTTTGGAAACAATAGGTGCAGCATGAAGAGGATGTCTATACAATGTCTTACATGTATGCTGGTTGCTGGTATTAACATTTGAACATCATTTTTAAGACATTGTGAATCTGTCCACTGgatctttttagttttatttgttttaggttGGCTCTATTCAtaatcctccctcctctctctatcttctaagtgttgggattacaagcaatTGCCacaatggttttgtttctttttattgttttttttttttttgataaggcGTCTTACCCCCATATGGGGGTCAAGAAATTCTCTTAAATAGCTGAGATTATAGGACTACTGTACCACCATGCTGACTGAGAGGAAGTTCTTTTTCATTGTAGCtatttattgtaaatattgaCAACACATTCCGTAGTGGGAAGGCTTCAATACGGTTCTTTCCAGAAGTCTTTAAAAAGTTCAGGTCGTTATTATCAGGAATCTTTCTTGGggcttaagagatggctcagcggttaacagcactgactgatcttctagaggacctagattcaattcctagcacccacatggcagctcacacctatcACTAACTTCTGTCActtagacatacatacaggcaaacaccaatgcacataaattatatatatttaaaaaaaaagttgggtgGTGGTGCACCTCCCttaccccaacacttgggagtcagaggcaggtggatctctgagcctCTTGGATCTTTTAGGTTAGTCTGGTCTATAAGctgagttataggacagccaaggctacacagagaaactctgtcttaaaaaaacaaaaaagaaggagctggagagatggctcagtggttaagagcactgactgttcttccagaggtcctgagttcaaatcccagtaaccatatagtggctcacaaccatctgtaatgaaatctgatgccctcttctgatgtgtctaaggacagctacagtgtacctatatatatgataaataaatcttaaaagaaagaaagaaaagaaaaaaagaatctttctCTTAATCTCAAACTGCCAtaagaacaaatgaaaatttcTCTTTGATTTGAGTAACTGGCTATTACTGCTATTACTAAAGCTTGAGCTGGCCTCTGGAACACCATACTTGCCATTAGAAATGCTTTTCTCTCACCTAGGTGTCTGTCCGTCCGTCAATTCTGCTTCCTTTTCACTGTATAGGGGATTCCCGAGTGGGTCCACACTGCTAGCAGCTTTAGTGTTTAAGCCAGGCCTAGGTCTAATTGGAAAAAGGACTTATATCCTAACATTCATGTCCAGTCTCATGAAAGAACTCTGATAGGGTTGGCTCACTTAGTTGTCCTGAAACTTAAGCAGGTTGGAGAAGTGGTTGGCAGTCTTAAAGAACTACTCACTAGTGTGGGGGTAGAATTCTTCAAAGGTTAAGGTACTAATGCAAGTTAAAAGCAGAACAGCTGCCATTGTTGGTGCTAATTTTAAgataaactgttttgttttgttttttgagacagggtttctctgtgtggtcctggctgtcctggaactagctctgtagatcaggctggctttgaaatcacagaaatccgtctgcctcttcATCCCAagagaattaaaggcgtgtgtcactacCACCTAGCCAAAATGTGTTTCTCTAAGTGAAAACTTCTGAGAAAATGTCACTATAGCATGGCCAAGGATATTTGTTGGTCACTTCTAGTAGTAGTCATAGCATTTTGTCAActgcagttttattttttgtggtacTAAATGTCTAACTCATGGCCTTATGTatgcaaagcaagcactctaccaactgagctatatccctagccctGCTTCTTTTATAGGTGGAAGAAGAAATTGTCACTCTGCGCCAGGTGCTGGCAGCCAAAGAGAGGCACTGTGGAGAGCTAAAAAGGAGGCTGGGCCTTTCCACCTTAGGGGAGCTGAAGCAGAACCTGTCTAGGAGCTGGCATGATGTGCAGGTCTCTACTGCGTAGGTACCAGCCCCATGGTGGGGATGTCCCCTTGGCTAAGAAAGTGTTCGCTTGGGGTATGCCCCTTTTTATGTGGGGGAGTGTAGGAGTGTTGGGGAATGAGATGCTTTACAACAATCAGTACTGAATGAGCCTACTGGAAATAGGTAGCCAGAAGACTTGAGTCCTTATGGATTGTGCCTGTGTTTACTCATGGAGAGAATCTGCATGTTTTTAAAGGTGCATGGACTTAGCTAGGTGTCCAAGTAGAAAGTGACAAGAAGAAAGTTTCCCCCTGGGTCAAAATTGTTCAGAGCATCAATGAGTCCTTAgagtaacttttctttttttctttttctttatttttttttaaagattttatttattttatgtaagtacactgtagctgtcttcagacaccccagaagagggcatcagatctcattacagatggttgtgagccaccatgtggttgctgggatttgaactcaggacttttggaagagcagtcagtgctcttaaccactgagccatctctccagccctagagtaACTTTTCTGTATGTGTAGAAGTGGGTACCAGGCTCACATGTGACTGAGTTGTCAGAATTTGGTTAGAGTTTgatgtgtttgtatacatatttCTCCTCTGGTACAGCATTCCTTTGGAGGATTTCTCTAGAAGCTTTTTCCCCCAGAAACAAAAATTGAATCACATTATCTCAATTTTACCTGTAGAAACCCCATGCTTCTACATTAGGATGTCCAGTTTCTTGATAGCAATCAGAGCATGCAGGGGCCATGGTCTGTGCTGTCCTCAGGAGCCTTCTACGATTGAAAGACAAGGTGCTTCTGTGTCATGTTTGGGAAAGAGCATGGTCATCTTTGTCCTGTGAAGTCCTAGGGAGCTCTAGGCCTCTATGGGTGTGGTAGTGGCTCTGGACTGTTTAGGTGGGCTGCAGAGCAGTAGTATTGCCAGATGgtgtttctgtcttctctggaACCTACAGCCTGAAGCCTGGGTTGAAATCCTTCCAAATATTCACCATAGACTTTCTGTTTCTAGCTATGTGAAAACGTCTGAGAAACTTGGAGAGTGGAATGAGAAAGTGACGCAGTCTGACCTGTGAGTGCCCACCCATGCTGTCAGTGTCCTTCCTcactcttctctgtcttcctggggCAGGAAACTGTGCGTCCTGAGCACAGACTGCCTTCAGTGCTTGCTGGCTTTAAGTAAAAGTATGCTTTAAGTGCCTGAAAGATAGAGTGCAATAGTTTGAGAAATCCATTCAATTAATAGACCATGCTTAAAGTTATCAATATCTTTTGTGCACCTTGACTTAGCAGTGACATGGTGGTTGATGCTGTCTGACCAGTTGGTAGTGGTAGATTTTTGTACTTGTTGTCTTCCTGTCTTCTACCCTTAGATTCAGTTCCAGCTGTTGGGGTATGAGAGGTTCTTGAATTGGGGTGGAGGTAGTGATGGCACATGTTGATAGGTTCATGAAGTTCTGTGGACTGAAGGAGCCACTCTGTCAACCACATAAAATATCAGTAGAGCATGACTTACTTGTAGACAGTCCTGTATACCTGTCAAAGCTCTAGTTTAGTGACTTGTGTTGTTTTGGGATCCTTAGTTTAGTTAATGGCCTGTTATTTACCTGTGTACTAGTCAGATtataatatttttgtcatttatcAGGTTGATGCATGATTTACTCAGATCTCGGATATGGTTTCTGGCAGGATTTGACTGCCATAGAATAGTCTCCCCTTAGTAGGAAATGCTGACATGGTTATTTTTAGGGACTTTGTTTTATTGGATCTGCCAGTAGTATGAATAGTGATACAGTCTTGTATATagtttaaagcttaggcctttcACTGGGGCAGTCTCTCAGCTAACTCATCTaatttaacccaattattctagcTTATGACCTCCATGTGGCTAGTTCTATACCtctctggtctgtctgtctgtctgttccccTCTGTGTCTGCTCTTGTCTCCCTGCTTTACTCTCTCTACCCCGAAGGTCTGTCCCTTATTTCCTTCCCAGCTATTGGTCATCAGCTCTTTTATTACAACCAATAAGCAGCAAGACAACCTCTGATACATCATTAGATTACCTttaggcaggtgaggaaggatGAATATTTATGATATAGAAAATCTGGTGATGggccatagaaatgacaataccaaaATTCTGTCAGCAATCAGTTCTCTGCAgggtacagaattaacaattgaaaatacagagacatgggggctggagagatggctcagtggttaagagcgctgactgctcttcctaaagttctgagttcaaatcccagcaactatatggtgtatctgtaatgagatctgacaccctcttctagagtatctgaagacagctacagtgtatttacatataataaataaataaatctttttaaaaaagaaaaaagataatacaGAGACATACTTTCACATAATGTAAAAAAAGTTACCACCACAATTATTATAAAGCTTAAGGGAGAAGTCTTTTGATGTGAAGATTCAATGTGAAGATAGTCTTGGGAAAATGTTCATTCATTGTGTTTGAGAAATCACTGGGTATAGAGCTGTCAGTGCCTTCTAGAATAGTTCTCAAAGAGCTTAGTTAAAGTACATGGAATCCTGATTTCTCCCAGAGAAATCTATGGCATTGTGTAGAAATGTAGCTAATGGGATACCCCATTCTAATCACTTCTTCTAGCAGAGGTTTTTTCCAGGGTTTTGTCCCAACTTTTGGAGGAAGACCTATTAGTGATTCCTAACTGGGAGGCATTTCTGCACTGAGATACCAGGGGACCAGGGATAGGACTAAAGATGCCACTCACTCTGATTCCTTTGCCTGGttagtgccttttttttttaaatcagaattcaAGAGACACACTGTTGGTATGAGTTACTCTGTCCAAAACTTTCACAGAGGAATGCCATAAGTGCAAACTTCTTGACCTTTTTGACCCATGAGTTTGTAGATTCCTTTCAGCCAGTAGCATGCTGGAGGACTGGAACAATATAGGGCTCAAGTATGAATGTCTGCCCCTCTGTGCGTAGCCCTGGGAAAGTTGTACTGCACTCACATAGCTAAGATGCTGTGGAGAGCCTTGCTGTCTTAGATAGCCATTTGTGTATAAAGAAACATCCGTATTCTGtgggtcttgaaatcttgagTTCTTGTATAGGTAGCTATAACTAGAAACAACAGTGTTGAGTACAATTAGTGTTAATCAGGGTAAGATGACAGAAGCCCCTGCTTATAGCTTTTGCAGCCTAACAAGGTTGCCTAGGAATGGGTATTATGATAATTGTTACTATGAATGGGGAGCTGTATCCTTTGGTAAGCTTACGAAGGAAGTAAGGTCAAGGAAGACTCTGAAAGTGAGGGAAAAAACATCCACAATTGCTGACAGACACACTACCTGCTCTAGGTTCTTCTAagacagcggttctcaaccttaatgctgcgaccctttaacacagttcctgaTATTGTGGTTGGTGATttccaaccataagattattttcattgctatttcatgactaattttgctcctgttatgaattgtactatctgatatatgacccccaTGAAAAGGTCATTAGAAACCCCAAAGGGGTTCTTAGACAGTTAAGTCTTAAGGAGGAGCTGCCCAGGGCAGCACAGCACAGTGTTCCCtagctgtctgtctctgcttgctGTCTTCCAGCAATCACCTTGTGAACTTAGCTTCTCCATTAGTGTCATGTAGTGATTCCCAGGTTTCCAAGGAGTATGCTTATGCAAGGTTGTCAGTGGGCCTACACCATTGGAGTCTATGGAGTCTGTGGACCTGGGTGATAAGGACCTTGTGACCTACCtaccccccttccctccctctctttcctccctttctcctttttttgaaataaggtctttCTGTGCAGTTTAGTCAGGCTTCAGACTTTTCATCCTCCTACTGCTTTTAGCcttcccactgctgggattataggaatgtgcTACCATGACTAGCTGGAgtatgtttgttctttttcttaatcTCCTCTACCCCTGTCTTTTTTctgttctccccctcctcccttttttaGGTACTAGTTGTCCTGAATTTATATTTCTACAactaatatttctaatatttctaaaTGCTGCTATCCTTAGTTACCTTGAATTTggtgttttaaaaaaacagttttaaaaaaaagggagtgggggggccgggcggtggtggcgcacacctttagtcccagcac
The nucleotide sequence above comes from Mastomys coucha isolate ucsf_1 unplaced genomic scaffold, UCSF_Mcou_1 pScaffold15, whole genome shotgun sequence. Encoded proteins:
- the Tpd52l2 gene encoding tumor protein D54 isoform X4 yields the protein MDSASQDINLNSPNKGVLSDFMTDVPVDPGVVHRTPAVEGLTEVEEEELRAELAKVEEEIVTLRQVLAAKERHCGELKRRLGLSTLGELKQNLSRSWHDVQVSTAYVKTSEKLGEWNEKVTQSDLYKKTQETLSQAGQKTSAALSTMGSAISRKLGDMRNSATFKSFEDRVGTIKSKVVGGRENGSDNLPSSPGSGDQTLPDHTPF
- the Tpd52l2 gene encoding tumor protein D54 isoform X7; this encodes MDSASQDINLNSPNKGVLSDFMTDVPVDPGVVHRTPAVEGLTEVEEEELRAELAKVEEEIVTLRQVLAAKERHCGELKRRLGLSTLGELKQNLSRSWHDVQVSTAYKKTQETLSQAGQKTSAALSTMGSAISRKLGDMRNSATFKSFEDRVGTIKSKVVGGRENGSDNLPSSPGSGDQTLPDHTPF
- the Tpd52l2 gene encoding tumor protein D54 isoform X2 encodes the protein MDSASQDINLNSPNKGVLSDFMTDVPVDPGVVHRTPAVEGLTEVEEEELRAELAKVEEEIVTLRQVLAAKERHCGELKRRLGLSTLGELKQNLSRSWHDVQVSTAYVKTSEKLGEWNEKVTQSDLYKKTQETLSQAGQKTSAALSTMGSAISRKLGDMSSYSIRHSISMPVMRNSATFKSFEDRVGTIKSKVVGGRENGSDNLPSSPGSGDQTLPDHTPF
- the Tpd52l2 gene encoding tumor protein D54 isoform X1, whose amino-acid sequence is MDSASQDINLNSPNKGVLSDFMTDVPVDPGVVHRTPAVEGLTEVEEEELRAELAKVEEEIVTLRQVLAAKERHCGELKRRLGLSTLGELKQNLSRSWHDVQVSTAYVKTSEKLGEWNEKVTQSDLYKKTQETLSQAGQKTSAALSTMGSAISRKLGDMRAHPFSQSFSSYSIRHSISMPVMRNSATFKSFEDRVGTIKSKVVGGRENGSDNLPSSPGSGDQTLPDHTPF